The genomic region gctgatatcaactcgcaaacaaacattttgaaatgaaatttgaaattcattttgaatttagagcgagtttgagaaaattctaagatttgaatttttgggatgctacaatgcCGGTGATGGGGAAGTAGAAGGTCATCGGCTTCCCGGAGCCCGTCTGAACGTAGGCCATGAAATCATGGCTGtaagaacatgaacaatattagtAAGAGCATGTAAGCTTGTTATTTTGCTTCGGAATACAAAGGGGTGATTCTTATTGATGTATATCAAATCGGCTACCGACATATATTCAAAAATTGATAGGAGAAAAAAGGTTATACCTGCTGAGTAATCGACCACTATAAAGTGCTGCTGTAGAATTCACGACCATCGTAATGCACAGATGAGCCAAAGGGAATTCTGATGACTCATTTGGATATGCATGTTCCATCCTCGTAAGTAGGGGGCTGTGGGATTTGCCATCTGACCATGAATTCAAACTTCCATAGTTACGTCAATGCTCCAGATTAATGTTAAGCTAAGTCCCTAAATCGAAGAAAAATATATCAAATAGACAGGAGTACCCAGAACTACCTATGACGCCACTGCCATTCTGCCTCTGGAGCTTTGCTTGTTTAGCATCGTgtacaagtcaaacttctttgcGTCATTTGTGCTCCCCTTGAATGCAAAACAGAAGTCATAATGTCAACTTCATATCCAAATAGATTTTGCAGAATCATACAGCTCCCTCTGTTATCAAAATTGTCCCTCATCATCAGACTTAAATTGAGAAAAATCATTGAACTCCCTCCACAAATTTTAGCATAGTGACGAACTCATCAGCAAATCACACCAATTCACTAATCATGAAAAAAATCCCTAAGACCCCAAGAATGCATCAGAACGACGGCGTGAAGAGACGACCCATACCGCGGGCGACGAGGAGAAGACGTGCTGAAGTACATGTTAGCCAGCGGCGGCACCCTACCTGCAGATCTACATGTTCGAAAACCAGGGCCTTGTTTTGGATGTCCTAAATGAACACTTGACCTTGCAAATATGCTTGATCCGTTTTGGATCTGCTTTTTGCTGGATCTGAAAATAATGTTCAAGTCGATGGTTTACTACGAGAACACCTCAATCAGAGGTGTGAGGTGTGGCCCAAGGGCCTGAGTATTACCGCCTCTTTGAGATCCGGCTCGTCGTGGATGGCAGTCGTGACCAATGACAGACTTACCCTGTTTGTGTGATCCTGATGATGAGACCCACGCTGCTCTCGCTGCTTGCGCGACGACTCGAGGACGAGGCTGAGCACGAAGACGAACATCTCGCTGACCAGAACTCCAGGAGCATGAGGAGCGTGAGGACGACGATCTGGGAGCTAGACATCGCACCACCTCCTTCAGCATGAACCCCGCGGCTCCGATCTTCTTGGCCACTACCCACGAGCATTGTGGGCTTCCCCAGGATGGCGCCCATGGCGGGAAAGTCGGGGGAGGTCGTCGACGCTGCCACGGCCGTGGCTGCGACGGGGGCGGTGAGGCGCAAGCGCTCGGCGTGGGCATGGGGatgtgcacagagcgagaggcggAGGGAGGAGAACGTGGGGACGATGGTGGAGATGACGGAAGCAGTTGCAAGGGAGAAGATGTGAACGCACAAATGGATCTGGTGGTTGTGCGGAGGGACACGGCTGATGGTTGGCGCGACATTCGACGACGTGAGCGAAAGTTGTTCGTAGGGGAGAGGGCGCGGAGGGTCTATGGTGATTGGCTGATTGCGGAGGACGGCATCCGACGGAAGGTGTTGCCAATAGAACGGACCGACGGTGCGGATTGATGGATGGCAGAACGGCAGGCTACCCTTGCTATCTTAAGTAGTAGAGACTAGAAGATATTTCCAACTTTATTAGAGTCAAAATATTTAACGTTAGACTAAAATTATAGATAAAACTATAAAGATTTATGATAGTAATTAGATATACTATGTATAATTAATAAAAAACTAATGATAATTATTTGGTATCATAAATAATATTATTATATTGTATAAATTAGGTCAAACTTGAGATGATTTGACTCTCCAATAAAGTTGGAATGCCTTACAGTTTAGCATGGGTGGAGTATTAAGCATGATTTTAATGAGTATAAGTCGAAAGATTTTTCAAATGCGGGTAtcttctctactactctataattctatagtgtaggcgtccacaaccCGTGGTTCTGCCTTCGCACTCGCGATACCTTGCCCCCGCACCCGCTTCCGTCAATCACGCAGCGCTCACACCCCATTCGCCCCAGATCCAGATCCCGCCACTATCATCGGCGCGTCCTCCCCCGCCCGCCCCAAACCCGGATCCCGCGGCTCCCCCGTCAAGCTCCCCAGTCTCCCCCGTTCGCCGTCTCTCCTCACCTTCCTTCCCTCCCCCTCCCTGCTCGGTGCTCACACACGCCCGCCACCGCCGACGTCATACAGACCCACTCCTCCTTTGCCCTGGTGCGAGCAGGCTTCAGCAGCAAACCCCGTAGGCTGCTCCCGGACGAGGGAGAACGCGCGGGTCTGGGCTAGCCGCTAGCCAGGGGGCTGGGGGCGGAGACAACGAGGAGGTACGAGGCGGTGCGCCGCCATAAGTGAAGCATCAAGGCGGCGGTCGCGTCGTTGCCGAACCCTAGCAGCTTCTCCCCCGGTGTCGGCGGGGAGAGGGAGAAGGCGACCATCGCAGCGCACCCGCTGTACGAGCCCCTCCTGGAGGCGCACGTCCCCTGCCTACGCGTCGCCACCCCCGTCGACCAGCTCCCCCGCATCGACACGCAGATCGCGGCGTGCCCCCCGCCGCTTGCCACGGCCGCCGGGGCCGCGACCGCGGGAGGGCCGTCCGGCGGGGAGGAGCTCGACCTCTTCATGGTACGACTTGACCCCCCTACAGGCTCCTTCTTATCCCacgtgctctgcagctgtgcgctGCAGTTGAACTGCTATAGGTTTGCGGATTTAGGGTGTAGGGAATTGGGGATTTGGGATTCAAGGAAGGTTTGGTTTACTGGGTCTGGGTGACGTGTACCTGGAATCGCTTTGGCTATAAGTTTCCCAGTTTCCCCATTTTTTGTCCCATGGATTTGGAGAACTGAGAGAATGAATCCCAAGCTAACTGTAAAGCTGTGATAGTACCTGCTATGTAGGATTGGGAGGTCGTGGCCCCATGGCTGGAGCCATTTTGTGGTCATGCTATTGACTGCAATAGCTGACTGGATTGGATTGTCGTAGTTGACCTTATGGCTCAGTCACTTTTGGAGAATTGCATCATATCAATGGAACCCTTAGTTCTATCTGTTTCAAGCAACAGAGGGAAATTGCCCCTTTCGCCTTTCATGTGGCTATCGCTGTTATGTGACCGATGGTCATATGCTGCAGTGCTTGTTTGCTATTATACGTGTGCTGATTCAATGTCGTCTAATTTGAGTTTTGGTCTATTGTCATTAACTATTTTTTATAGCTGATGTTTCCTTGGTCTTTGTGCAAGTATGCTTGGACTAATATTCTGTTTCTTGAGTAGACTATAAGCTATTATCTTCTCTAGAAACATTCTTAGCATTTTACTGCTATTTTTAAACATTTCAGTGCTTCGTGTGTGGGATGTTCTTCTCTTTGAGGGAAACCGTGTGATGCTGTTCCGGACTGCTCTTGCACCAATGGAGTTGTATGGTAATGGGGTCCCTCCTTTTCTTATTAATGCTAAACTGCTCGAGTATCTTAGAAGTTACATTCTGGATAGAGGCTTCTGACCACTATAAATTGCAGGTCCTGCACTTGTGACAACAAAAGATGCTGGGGATGCAGTAACCCTTTTGTAGTCTTTAGCTGGTTCCACTTTTGACAGTAGCCAGCTTGTTTTAACAGCTTGCATGGGATATCAAGCTGTAGGTGAAGCAAGACTGCAAGAATTGAGAAATAAACACCGACCATCTGTTATCTCCTCAATGGAACAGAGAGCAAAAGGTCTTCGTGTCTGGAGGGGCACGAACAGGCTTGCATCTAGGCTATATAATTTGAAGCGTGACACTAAACCATTGGTGTCGTTATCAGAAGACCAGTCAAATGACTTGACAGATGGCGATAAGAACCAAGAAGCCAATTGTAGTAATGTGGATGATATGTATCATGGCCTCACTGTCAACTCTGAGATTGATTCTCTGCCTGATCCTAAGGACCAGGTATCCTTCTCAATATGCTATTTTTTCATTCATTTCCAAATCATAAGTCAGTAGTTACATTGCTCTGTTTCTGGTGTTCGGGATATTTTAAGGTCTCATTGCCATGATACTCTGTCTAATTTTTATGAGCATTTTTGGTTTCTCCACTATGGTAGAAATCTAGAATGCATCACTGTATTATTGAATCCCAATTCCTAAAACCGATGCAGTCACGTTTTCAAAGCAATGAATATCACGCATTACTACAATATGCAATTATTAGCTCTTTTATTAGTTCTGTGGGCTTCAGAATAAACATACTATTTGATTTATCCTTAAATAGAGCTAAACTGAATTGAAAATAAATATTGTCACCTCGTTTGAGCTTAATTAATATAaatactaggtatgtgcccgtgcgttgcgacggcgtaTAAATTATTCGATAACTGTTAGTGCATAACGATCATATGGAAATGAacaacatatatatcatcaaccTCAATATCTCACAAATTCACACTAATAACATGAAATGTGTGTGCAACTCAAATAGGGATAATTTGTTTCCTAATATGCCGCCAATATTTACAACTAACAATGGCATCCTCCGCAGAGACGAACCCAAAAAAAAGTTAGCATTCCTTGCAGCTACAGGCGAACCAAACATTTCTTAACAGGCTCCTCATCAATAGATAAAACCCATCTCAAACATGTTTCTAGATTATTAATATGACATTTGTTTTGCATAGTTCGTTTCTCTGGAAGGATCACTAATTCATGCCGCCCAGATGACAATGTTGCCAGTATTGATTACAAGTTAGGGTATAAGCAAATGCATTATCCTGAAAATGGCAGTTATAAGTGGTTAGACGATGGCCCTTCCCAGTTAAATGATGATATCTCAAGTGTTAACCCAACTTGTTAGAAAAGGCAAAGGATTGAAGCTATATTCCATGAGTATGCATATTCTGATAATCTTGTAGTGCTGGAAGATGTGCCAACTGAAGGTTATTTTGCTCACGAACAAGAGACTGAGCTGATTGGTCCAGAAGTTGAAATACCAGAATCTTGCTTCAGGGCTCTCAATAAGCCAAATGGAATGACATCCGATTTTGTGCAAAATAAAACCAACTTGAAGGCACAGACCTCAGGCTGGGATGTATTATATGACAAGTTTGAAAAGTTAAATGGGGATTGCTTACTCGATAAGCCAAATGGAATGCAGTCATCCAATGACCTTGCACACACTTAACAGGACATCAGATAAATGCTTCCGTTCTTGGAACTATGAAAACATTGACAGCAATGTTAGATTTAGCAATGATTCATCTATTATATTTGAAGAACTAAAAATTTTGATAACATAAAAAATGAAATACAACCGCTTAATTACTTCAATGATAAATGGTAGTATATCTACTGTTGTAGCATTGATAGAAAGTGATAAAGGTTATGCCTAAATAAACTCATACAATAGAAAGAAAGACATACATTTAACGCCAGAAATGAAAATAAAACCACAAGACTGTTCATTATAGGTAAAAATGCTATTAATGTGCACAGTAAAAGGAATAAAAAATGAGCCAACGcgacaagcaacattccaagtagtTGCATGGAGTCAGAAGTATCAAAATCCACATATCAATCAATGTGACATTTTGGATCAGTTAGTTAGGGTCTAGAATATATTTGAAAAATGAATAGAAGTTCATATTACCCCGCCAAAAATGCTATAAAAAACTGAACAGAACACACCAATAACAATTACCCTATCTAGTCAGCCTGAACAGAGCACTTTCTGTGACTTACTCAGCAGTAGATGGATGTCATCCCTCAACTAATAATACCCAATTCGAGGAGCTATATGCAACTGCCATTTCTGATGCTGCCAGTTCATCAGCCTTTGGTTCTGAATATGTAAGATTACGCTGCATCCAACATATAGAAGCAAATTTTGTAAATCCCAAGAGTTCATATGCATAACCTTATATGATGAAGAGGACTATATAGTAGGCTCCAATTGAAACATCCATCATACCATCACAATCCTACATTTAAATCAGGAAACACCATCATCAGGTTAACTTCCTTCTATCAACGTGTTAACTTGACCATTTCGTCAGTTAAATCTTCTTGAAGCTTTCTATGTGGTAAGAAGTTCAAGTAACAACAAGACCACAACCTTCATTTGATGACACAAAAAATGACGCACAAATCCTCAAACAATTAGAACAACAATGAAGCTAATAGGCACCACAACAATTATAGCTTACAACACATCAATTTACTAACACCAGGCAAATAATTGGTCCTATAAATAGATTGTGCATGTGCAATAAAGAAGTTGTGGATAAGAATAATGTGGGCATTGATCTGGAGCCTAAGATAACTTCTCACATATTAAGAAAAAAAATTTGGCATACCTATGCTTCTGAATGTGAGCATGAGCTTCCACATCCAATTTTATAGATTGGCATACCTATGCTTCTGAATATGAGCATGAGCTTCCACATCCAATTTTATAGGTGCTCCAATAGATTCCTTTCTCTCGTGATGACTTGGTCCAAACTTAGCATGGGCTCTATTTAATTCCATTTGTTGACTCCATACCATAAGAAAGGAAAATAGATAAAATGGACCAAACTGAACTTACGTTGATCTCCTTCGTAGTCCCGATAATAAATATATTGGACTTTTTGCCTTTGCTCCTTCATAAGAGATTTCATCTCCGCTTTCAGTAATTGGCTTTTCATTTTCAGGTTGCACCAACAAGAATATAATAATAACAAATAAGAAACTTTACTTTCATTGATATCCCCATTAGAAGGAATACTATGATCTCTAAGAGTCCTGACAACTGCACCACCTTCCAAAACCTAAGATGTCATTGATATAATATTAAGAAAAGCCATCAGTAGGCACAAGAAACCAAGACGTTGTTTAACTAAAACTGAGCCTAACTCGGTATGTTGAGGGTGTGGACTGGATGTATGCCTAGATAATTCACCACTAATATTTTAACTAAAACTAAGCCTAACTCTATAACTGGCATTTTAAATCTGTTGCTTTGTTGCTTCTAGATAATTCACCACTACCATTGAATAGTGGTATGCCAATCTATAAATCTATAAAATGCCACTACCATTGTAATGTGGATTTCCTTCCACGCCGCGGGACGCAAAGCTTATAGTTCACAACCAACTGAAAGTATCAAGACGGATGAATAGTGAAGCGGTAGGCAGTAACTTCACCTGAATGACCCACATGCTCAGAAAAGCCTCCAGCCAGAACAATGCAAATCCAATGAAGTAGAAGATTAGGAGGTCAAAAATAATAGGCAGTGACTTGCTTTTGATGTTTGTTTCATTTGTCTTTTCAGGAAATATAGGTACAATCATATCCTGTGGAATTCTGGTTTAGTGGACTCAGACTGAATAATAGCGGTAGACTCACTCACCCCCACAATGACGATGTCGCCTATCAAGCTGATTGCTGGGAAAATCCCACTGCATGATGGGTAGATTGGTGGAAGGAAATCCCATTACAATTCAGATTCACGAGTTTTCAAGAAAGAAAGATGTAGAAACAATAGTGAGAGGTGCAAAAAGTAAAAATATAACTTACATTAACGTTTTCCCCACAAAGAGAATTGAAGAAGAAACAACTACATACACGCAGAAGACGATATGAACCTGTGTGGGGTCAGCATAAGCATGAACATGTGTGTTATCTGAACATGTGTGTTCTGGAACCACACTTCCACCTGCCTGGCGATGAGATCCAACTGCCGTGCGAGCTCCTGCTTCTATGCCTGTCCAACAATGCATGAAACGTTCATATGTTCGTCAGTTAATAGCAAAAAAGAAGCAGAAATTCTTTATGCAGACATGAACAATAGATTATTCAGGCGCTACTACTTTGATAGGTGCATACTATGCGATCACCAGAAGCTCCCCAAAACAGGACCCAAGATAGTCACTGAATTGCCAAACAACTCTTGAGGGTCCTTGTATATATTATATAAATCACCTTTTAGGCTTATGAATTGTACAAATTTAGGCTTATCAGAGAGAAGATGGTACAAGACAAGAATATTCTAGAGATAACTGATGATGGCATAGTAGTGCACAAGATAAACTTCAAGTGACAAATCAATACTAAAAAACTATTACACCTTTGCCAGTATTAAGCCGAAGAGATAAATAATGATATTTGAATGAGAATATATGGCTAGCTACATACAGTTTTGGATAGCTCACTACCCATCTCCATGGTTCGCAAGCACAGATGAATTATTTCAGTTTGCAGCAAAAAACAGATGACTTCAGTATCATCAACCTGCATTATTACCAAAAGGAAAAATAATATTCTCATTTATAGAAGTATTATTTTTAGAACAAACAGGTACTTAttatattattatgtatttttttAATAAAATGAAGGGAACAAGCCAAAAGGTAGCATATATGATGTTACTGGTGTATTGTAAATTGATATTAAAATAACATGTCAATGCAACAAATAACAAAGCTGCTATTTTGTCTTGTGATTTGTCTCAGGTAACAATGTGACTATCATGCTATGTTCAGATTCTCCATAGTCAATTTTATTATTTAATTAAACTGAAGGCAAATAAACTGGATGCATTGTATTGTGCTTTATATAGCAGTACACGAGAACTACATGAATCTTCGCTGATAATTATATTGCAAAATAGTGAAAAAATAGATCTGTTGATTGCATAGTATGCACCTATCTGAACATGTGCGACGACTGGCGGCCATCCTCGTCGGGCGTGACGACCTTGATTGCGGGGAGGTGAGCACGGGATCTGGGCGTGACGTCGCACCGAGCACAAAAAGGGAGAAACGAAGCAGGAAAGATCTTGAAACTGACCGCTAGTCCTGCTCCAGCATGTAGATTGCTGTGCTGCGCTAGAAACCACTTCCTCGCTAGTAGTACAAAAGGAAATAGAAAGCAGGGAGAGCACAAGGTCACCGAACGTGCGTGTGTGTGTCCATGTGTAGTATACTCCTGTAGGCAGGAGGAACCGGCGCCGGCGATGGGGTGCCGGCCCGCCTAGCGGAGGGCGCACGCTAGGCCGGCGAGGACGCGGGAGAGGCCGAGGCGGAAGCGGGCGACAGCGCCGTGGGAGTAGGGCCCGCAGTCGCGGCAGACGGCCTCCATGGCCTCCACGAAGAGGCTGAGGCTGCGCGCCGGCGGCACATACAGCGTCAGCGGGGTCGCCGAGAAGGCCAGCGCCATCAGGAGTTGCAGCATCTTGGACGAACGCATGCCTCCTGGTTCTTCCTCGCCTTCCCCTTCGCCCCCGCGACGAGAGCCAACCCAATCAGATCTAGGCGGCTCGGTCTTGGGCGTATGGCGTGGGACACGGGAGTGTTATGAGGCAGCGGTGAGATGGGAGGGATAGACACCGTGATTGTGGGGGACGCCGAGATTGCCGCAGGGGAGGCCGAGCTTGCTGCGGGGGACACCGAGATTGCCGCTGGGGAGGGCGAGCGCCGAGATTGCCGCGGGGAGGGCCAGAGGGCGAGGCGGACGGGATGCGGGGCGGCAGAACGTGCACCACTATGGCTGTGAACGCCTACAGTAGGCacttaagtagtagtagagatatgACATTCAAGTTGTCCTTACATACTGGCTTTTTCTTCTAGCATTAG from Zea mays cultivar B73 chromosome 6, Zm-B73-REFERENCE-NAM-5.0, whole genome shotgun sequence harbors:
- the LOC103629565 gene encoding uncharacterized protein, whose product is MRSSKMLQLLMALAFSATPLTLYVPPARSLSLFVEAMEAVCRDCGPYSHGAVARFRLGLSRVLAGLACALR